The following proteins come from a genomic window of Paucimonas lemoignei:
- the murF gene encoding UDP-N-acetylmuramyl-tripeptide synthetase: MFKPLSFSELLVVLDARLVGADCTFDGVSIDSRAIAPRQLFVALTGPRFDGHDYLDQVAAKGAVGALVEREVPGSTLPQLVVVDTRKALAQLGAINRNAFVDKPVAAITGSSGKTTVKEMLASIMRTRGAVLATKGNLNNELGVPLTLLELAPQYSAAVIELGASRVGEIAFTVSLTKPHVAVITNAGTAHVGEFGGPEKIVEAKGEILEGLDSTGVAVLNKEDKAFSIWSARARDRKVVSFAIADQGADFHAQGLTLDARGCPGFTLCSPAGSAAVQLNLLGAHNVANALAAAAAGHALGVTLDGIVAGLNSVTPVKGRTVAQLALNGLRVIDDTYNANPTSVNAAVDILTGFAGRTVLVLGDIGELGDWAEQGHRDVGSYAAGKVSALYAVGPLMAHAVDAFGEHARHFANQTDLIAALGAEQDPNTTILIKGSRSAAMENIVAALCGSSLEKH; the protein is encoded by the coding sequence ATGTTTAAGCCCCTTTCATTCAGCGAACTGCTGGTTGTACTCGACGCACGCCTGGTGGGCGCTGACTGCACTTTCGACGGTGTAAGCATCGACAGCCGCGCCATTGCGCCGAGGCAATTGTTTGTCGCCCTGACCGGGCCACGTTTCGATGGCCATGACTATCTCGATCAAGTCGCTGCCAAAGGTGCCGTGGGTGCGCTGGTAGAGCGCGAGGTGCCGGGTTCAACGCTGCCGCAACTGGTGGTGGTCGATACTCGCAAGGCGCTTGCGCAACTGGGCGCGATCAACCGCAACGCTTTTGTCGACAAGCCCGTGGCTGCGATCACCGGTTCCAGCGGCAAGACCACCGTCAAGGAAATGCTCGCCAGCATCATGCGCACCCGCGGTGCTGTGCTCGCGACCAAAGGCAACCTGAATAACGAACTGGGCGTGCCCCTGACGCTACTTGAGCTGGCGCCGCAATACTCTGCTGCCGTCATTGAGCTGGGCGCATCCCGTGTCGGCGAAATCGCGTTCACCGTGAGCCTGACCAAACCCCATGTCGCAGTGATCACCAATGCGGGCACGGCCCACGTGGGCGAGTTCGGCGGACCGGAGAAAATCGTCGAAGCCAAGGGCGAAATCCTTGAAGGTCTCGATAGCACCGGTGTTGCTGTCCTTAATAAAGAAGACAAGGCGTTTTCGATCTGGTCGGCCCGCGCCCGTGATCGCAAGGTGGTGAGCTTTGCCATCGCCGATCAGGGTGCTGATTTTCACGCTCAGGGCCTGACCCTGGACGCACGTGGCTGCCCAGGCTTCACGTTGTGCAGCCCGGCAGGTTCCGCCGCCGTGCAGTTGAATCTGCTGGGCGCCCATAACGTCGCCAACGCTTTGGCCGCCGCTGCTGCAGGCCATGCGTTGGGCGTGACCCTGGACGGCATCGTCGCCGGATTGAACTCCGTCACGCCGGTCAAAGGCCGCACCGTCGCGCAACTGGCGCTCAACGGTCTGCGGGTTATCGATGACACCTACAACGCCAATCCGACTTCTGTAAACGCCGCCGTAGATATCCTCACCGGTTTCGCCGGTCGGACCGTCCTCGTGCTGGGCGACATCGGCGAGCTGGGCGATTGGGCCGAGCAAGGCCACCGCGACGTCGGCAGCTATGCCGCTGGCAAAGTTTCAGCCCTGTATGCCGTTGGTCCGCTGATGGCCCACGCCGTCGACGCCTTCGGCGAGCATGCGCGCCATTTTGCAAACCAGACCGACCTGATCGCTGCGCTCGGCGCCGAGCAGGATCCGAACACCACTATTTTGATCAAGGGTTCGCGTAGCGCCGCGATGGAAAACATCGTGGCCGCCCTATGCGGTTCCAGCCTGGAGAAACATTAA
- the mraY gene encoding phospho-N-acetylmuramoyl-pentapeptide-transferase — MLLLLAEFLQQFHKGFAVFQYLTLRGILGVLTALSLSLCLGPWMIRALQTRQIGQSVRNDGPQSHLSKSGTPTMGGALILSSIAISTLLWADLSNRYVWVVLLVTLLFGGIGWVDDYRKVIEKNSKGLPSRWKYFWQSVFGLCAAIFLYVTAPSAVETTLIIPMFKDASIALGIGFVVLTYFVIVGSSNAVNLTDGLDGLAILPTVLVGGALGIFCYLSGNVKFAEYLLIPYVPGAGELIVFCGALIGAGLGFLWFNTYPAQVFMGDVGALALGAALGTIAVIVRQEIVLFIMGGVFVMETLSVVIQVASFKLTGRRVFRMAPIHHHFELKGWPEPRVIVRFWIITVILVLIGLATLKLR, encoded by the coding sequence ATGCTGCTGCTGTTGGCCGAATTTCTACAACAGTTCCACAAGGGCTTCGCAGTCTTCCAATACCTGACGCTGCGCGGGATTCTTGGTGTGCTGACGGCATTGTCGTTGTCCCTGTGTCTGGGGCCGTGGATGATCCGCGCCTTGCAGACCCGGCAGATTGGTCAGTCGGTGCGTAACGACGGCCCGCAGTCGCATTTGTCCAAATCCGGTACGCCCACCATGGGCGGCGCGCTGATCCTGTCTTCCATCGCCATCAGCACCCTGTTGTGGGCTGACTTGAGCAACCGTTATGTGTGGGTTGTGCTGCTGGTCACCTTGCTGTTCGGCGGTATTGGTTGGGTGGATGACTATCGCAAGGTCATCGAAAAGAATTCGAAAGGGCTGCCAAGCCGCTGGAAGTATTTCTGGCAGTCGGTGTTCGGCCTGTGCGCGGCGATCTTCCTCTATGTAACTGCGCCATCAGCCGTTGAAACCACCCTGATCATTCCGATGTTCAAGGACGCCAGCATCGCGCTGGGCATCGGTTTCGTGGTCCTGACCTACTTCGTGATTGTCGGCTCCAGCAACGCGGTCAACCTGACCGATGGCCTGGATGGACTGGCGATTCTGCCTACCGTACTGGTCGGTGGCGCGCTGGGCATCTTCTGCTACCTGTCGGGTAACGTGAAGTTCGCCGAATACCTGCTGATCCCTTATGTGCCGGGCGCGGGTGAGTTGATTGTGTTTTGCGGTGCCCTGATCGGTGCCGGGCTTGGCTTCCTGTGGTTCAACACCTATCCAGCGCAGGTGTTCATGGGTGACGTCGGCGCGCTGGCGCTGGGCGCTGCATTGGGCACCATCGCGGTGATCGTGCGTCAGGAAATCGTCCTGTTCATCATGGGCGGTGTGTTTGTAATGGAAACCCTGTCAGTCGTCATTCAGGTTGCATCGTTTAAATTGACCGGCCGCCGCGTTTTCCGCATGGCACCGATCCACCACCACTTTGAACTCAAGGGCTGGCCCGAGCCACGCGTGATCGTCCGTTTCTGGATCATCACCGTGATTCTCGTGTTGATCGGCCTTGCCACGCTGAAACTGAGGTAG
- the murD gene encoding UDP-N-acetylmuramoyl-L-alanyl-D-glutamate synthetase, which translates to MSLIASDHFRIVVGLGKSGMSLVRFLANRGVSFAVADTRENPPELATLRREYPQVDVRCGELDVEFLCHADELYVSPGLALATPALQQAAARGVKLSGDIELFARYAKAPIIAITGSNAKSTVTTLVGEMAAAAGKRVAVGGNLGTPALDLLSDDIELYVMELSSFQLETTDQLGAEVATVLNISEDHMDRYSGLPAYHLAKHRVFRGARQVVVNRQDVLTRPLIGEGLPCWTFGLNKPDFHGFGLREEHGEKYLAFQFDNLMPVRELKIRGAHNQSNALAALALGHAVGLPMDSMLDSLRSFGGLEHRCQWLREREGVSYYDDSKATNVGAALAAIEGLGADIAGKLVLIAGGDGKGADFSGLRAPVAAHCRAVVLIGRDAELIANALGEGVALIRVATLNEAVQRCAEIALAGDAVLLSPACASFDMFKNYEERGRLFAQAVGDLS; encoded by the coding sequence GTGTCTCTTATCGCTTCAGACCATTTCCGCATCGTTGTCGGCCTCGGCAAGAGCGGCATGTCCCTGGTTCGCTTCCTGGCGAACCGGGGCGTGTCGTTCGCCGTGGCTGACACGCGGGAAAATCCACCGGAACTGGCGACCTTGCGTCGCGAGTATCCGCAGGTGGATGTGCGTTGTGGCGAACTGGACGTCGAATTCCTGTGCCATGCTGACGAGCTTTACGTGAGCCCGGGTCTGGCCTTGGCGACTCCGGCCCTGCAGCAAGCAGCGGCGCGAGGCGTGAAGCTGTCCGGCGATATCGAGTTGTTCGCGCGTTACGCGAAAGCGCCCATCATCGCCATCACCGGCTCGAACGCGAAAAGCACCGTCACCACGCTGGTGGGCGAGATGGCTGCTGCGGCAGGCAAGCGCGTCGCAGTGGGTGGCAATCTCGGCACGCCGGCGCTGGATCTGCTCAGCGATGACATCGAACTCTACGTGATGGAGCTGTCCAGCTTTCAACTGGAAACCACTGACCAGCTCGGCGCCGAAGTCGCGACCGTGCTGAACATCAGTGAAGATCACATGGATCGCTATAGCGGTTTGCCTGCTTATCATCTGGCCAAGCACCGGGTTTTCCGTGGCGCGCGTCAGGTGGTGGTCAACCGTCAGGACGTACTGACCCGCCCATTGATCGGTGAAGGTCTGCCGTGCTGGACCTTCGGCCTGAACAAACCCGATTTCCATGGCTTCGGTCTGCGCGAAGAGCATGGCGAAAAATACCTCGCCTTCCAGTTCGACAACCTGATGCCAGTACGCGAACTGAAGATCCGTGGCGCTCACAATCAGTCCAACGCCCTCGCTGCACTGGCCCTGGGTCATGCGGTCGGTCTGCCGATGGACTCGATGCTCGACAGCCTGCGCAGTTTTGGCGGTCTGGAGCATCGTTGCCAGTGGCTGCGCGAGCGTGAAGGCGTGAGCTACTACGACGACTCCAAGGCGACCAACGTGGGCGCTGCCTTGGCCGCGATTGAAGGCCTGGGAGCTGATATCGCTGGCAAGCTGGTGTTGATTGCTGGCGGCGATGGCAAAGGTGCTGACTTCAGCGGCCTGCGCGCGCCGGTAGCGGCCCATTGCCGCGCGGTGGTGTTGATCGGTCGTGATGCCGAGTTGATCGCTAACGCGCTGGGCGAGGGTGTTGCGCTGATCCGCGTGGCCACACTGAATGAAGCCGTGCAGCGCTGCGCCGAGATCGCTCTAGCGGGCGATGCGGTGTTGCTGTCTCCGGCCTGTGCCAGTTTTGACATGTTCAAAAACTACGAAGAGCGCGGTCGTCTGTTCGCGCAAGCCGTGGGGGACTTGTCATGA
- the ftsW gene encoding cell division protein FtsW, which translates to MIFGVIKPYPSPLISGRGIDVDFPMLAGCLALLGLGLVMITSASSEVAAVNSGNTLYMMTRHLIYMIIGIGACGVTMMIPVATWQRLGWMMLLGAFGLLIMVLIPGVGREVNGSMRWIGFGAFNVQPSEIAKVFVVIFLAGYLIRRQTEVRESWMGFFKPFIVLLPMAGLLLMEPDFGATVVMMGAAAAMLFLGGVGLFRFSLMVALAVGAVFVLVQAQPYRMARLITFTDPWSDQFGSGYQLTQALIAFGRGEWLGVGLGNSVQKQFYLPEAHTDFVFSVLAEELGVVGSLLTVGLFVFVSIRAMYIGMWAERAKQFFGAYVAYGLAFLWIGQFLINIGVNVGLLPTKGLTLPFLSYGGSSLVICCASLGLLLRIEWESRNNMGSEEAEFNESDFAEEPKHGR; encoded by the coding sequence ATGATCTTCGGCGTGATCAAGCCTTACCCGTCGCCACTGATCAGTGGGCGCGGCATTGATGTGGACTTCCCGATGCTCGCCGGTTGCCTCGCGCTGCTCGGCCTCGGGTTGGTGATGATCACCTCGGCTTCTTCGGAAGTTGCGGCGGTGAACTCTGGCAACACTCTGTACATGATGACCCGCCACCTGATCTACATGATCATCGGCATCGGCGCGTGCGGCGTGACCATGATGATTCCGGTCGCCACCTGGCAGCGTCTGGGCTGGATGATGCTGTTGGGCGCTTTCGGCCTGCTGATCATGGTGCTGATACCCGGCGTCGGGCGCGAGGTGAACGGTTCGATGCGCTGGATCGGTTTCGGCGCGTTCAACGTTCAGCCTTCGGAAATCGCCAAGGTGTTCGTGGTGATCTTCCTGGCGGGCTATCTGATTCGTCGGCAGACGGAAGTTCGCGAAAGCTGGATGGGCTTCTTCAAGCCGTTCATCGTGCTGCTGCCCATGGCGGGCCTGCTGCTGATGGAGCCTGACTTCGGTGCCACGGTCGTGATGATGGGCGCAGCGGCGGCGATGCTGTTCCTGGGCGGCGTTGGCCTGTTCCGTTTCAGCCTGATGGTCGCATTGGCGGTCGGCGCGGTATTCGTGCTGGTGCAGGCGCAACCGTATCGGATGGCGCGTCTGATTACCTTTACCGACCCCTGGTCCGATCAATTCGGCTCCGGCTACCAGCTGACCCAGGCACTGATTGCGTTCGGTCGTGGCGAGTGGCTGGGCGTTGGTCTGGGCAATAGCGTGCAGAAGCAGTTCTATCTGCCTGAAGCTCACACTGACTTCGTGTTTTCGGTACTGGCTGAAGAGCTTGGCGTAGTCGGCTCGTTGCTGACCGTCGGGCTGTTCGTGTTCGTCAGTATCCGTGCGATGTACATCGGGATGTGGGCCGAGCGCGCCAAGCAGTTTTTCGGCGCCTACGTGGCTTACGGTCTGGCGTTCCTGTGGATCGGCCAGTTCCTGATCAACATTGGCGTGAACGTCGGTTTGCTGCCAACCAAAGGCCTGACCTTGCCGTTCCTCAGCTATGGCGGCAGCTCGCTGGTGATCTGCTGCGCAAGCCTGGGTCTGCTGCTGCGGATCGAGTGGGAATCGCGTAACAACATGGGCAGCGAAGAAGCCGAGTTCAACGAGAGTGACTTCGCCGAGGAGCCTAAACATGGACGATAA
- the murG gene encoding UDPdiphospho-muramoylpentapeptide beta-N-acetylglucosaminyltransferase — MDDNVLIMAGGTGGHVFPALACAREFQARGYKVHWLGTPRGIENELVPQAGFALHLINVTGLRGKGRLSLLKAPLMLLKALMQARKVVRELKPVCVVGFGGYVTGPGGLAAKLGKVPLIIHEQNAVAGTANRSLASFASRVCEAFPNTFAASDKRRTTGNPVRVELFLETPRQALAGRKARLLVLGGSLGAEPLNKLLPEALSQVPAELRPEVFHQAGKNHDGNTSERYRAAGVEAQVAPFIKDMAQAYSWADLVVCRAGALTISELAAAGLPSLLVPLPHAIDDHQSRNADYLAHEGAAFVMPQATTGAAEMAARLTEVLMQPEQLNTMARTARRLAKPDATNTVVNICLEVAHG, encoded by the coding sequence ATGGACGATAACGTGCTGATCATGGCCGGTGGTACCGGTGGGCACGTGTTCCCTGCGCTGGCCTGTGCCCGCGAGTTTCAGGCGCGCGGCTATAAAGTGCACTGGCTCGGCACCCCGCGTGGCATCGAGAACGAACTCGTCCCGCAGGCAGGTTTCGCCCTGCACCTGATCAACGTCACCGGCCTGCGCGGCAAGGGGCGTTTGTCACTGCTCAAGGCGCCGCTGATGTTGCTCAAGGCATTGATGCAGGCACGCAAGGTCGTCCGCGAACTCAAGCCGGTTTGCGTGGTGGGTTTCGGTGGTTATGTGACGGGTCCGGGCGGCCTGGCTGCCAAGCTGGGCAAAGTGCCGTTGATCATTCACGAACAGAACGCCGTGGCCGGTACCGCCAATCGCAGCCTGGCTTCATTCGCCAGCCGCGTGTGCGAAGCGTTCCCGAATACCTTCGCCGCCTCTGACAAACGCCGCACCACGGGCAACCCGGTGCGCGTCGAGCTGTTTCTGGAAACCCCGCGTCAGGCACTGGCCGGGCGCAAGGCGCGCCTGTTGGTGTTGGGCGGCAGCCTGGGTGCCGAACCGTTGAACAAATTATTGCCGGAGGCCCTGTCCCAGGTGCCTGCGGAGCTGCGGCCTGAAGTGTTCCATCAGGCAGGCAAGAATCACGATGGAAACACCTCCGAGCGCTATCGCGCCGCGGGTGTCGAGGCGCAGGTCGCTCCGTTCATCAAAGACATGGCTCAAGCGTATAGCTGGGCCGACCTGGTGGTCTGTCGCGCAGGCGCGTTGACCATCAGTGAGCTGGCGGCGGCCGGGCTGCCGTCGCTGTTGGTGCCGTTGCCCCATGCGATCGACGACCACCAGTCCCGTAACGCCGACTATCTGGCCCACGAAGGCGCAGCTTTCGTCATGCCACAAGCGACAACTGGTGCAGCCGAGATGGCGGCGCGCCTGACAGAGGTTTTGATGCAACCCGAACAACTCAACACCATGGCTCGTACCGCCCGCCGGCTGGCCAAGCCTGATGCAACCAACACTGTCGTGAATATCTGCCTGGAGGTGGCCCATGGTTGA
- the murC gene encoding UDP-N-acetylmuramate--L-alanine ligase — protein MVENQRAMPQPEMRRIRRIHFVGIGGVGMCGIAEVLLNLGYEVSGSDLKASAVTERLESFGAHIFIGHRAENTVGADVLVVSSAVNTSNPEVATALERRIPVVPRAEMLAELMRYRHGIAVAGTHGKTTTTSLIASVFAAGGLDPTFVIGGRLNAAGTNAQLGTSRYLIAEADESDASFLHLQPLVAVVTNIDADHMATYEGDFNKLKKTFVEFLHNLPFYGLAVVCIDDPVVREILPLVKRPTVTYGFSETADVRAINVRQAGMLTFFTVLRRDREPLDVSVNMPGNHNVLNSLATIAIATDEGVSDEAIVQGLSGFQGVGRRFQVYGELPVEGGNVMLVDDYGHHPREVAAVINAVRGGWPDRRLVMVYQPHRFSRTRDLYDDFVQVLAEANVLLLMEVYPAGEEPIPGADSRNLCHSIRQRGQLDPIYIERGVELAPLVKPLLRPGDILLCQGAGDIGGLAPQLLKSPLFVGAVVAPTEGKLK, from the coding sequence ATGGTTGAGAATCAACGCGCCATGCCACAGCCGGAAATGCGCCGTATCCGCCGTATTCACTTCGTCGGTATCGGCGGCGTGGGGATGTGCGGGATCGCCGAAGTGTTGTTGAACCTGGGCTACGAAGTGTCCGGTTCCGACCTCAAGGCCTCTGCGGTCACTGAGCGGCTGGAGTCCTTCGGTGCACACATCTTCATCGGCCACCGTGCGGAGAACACCGTGGGTGCCGACGTGCTGGTGGTGTCCAGCGCCGTGAACACCTCGAACCCGGAAGTGGCGACTGCTCTTGAGCGTCGTATTCCGGTCGTGCCTCGCGCAGAAATGCTCGCCGAGCTGATGCGCTACCGCCACGGCATCGCGGTTGCCGGTACTCACGGCAAAACCACCACCACCAGCCTGATCGCTTCGGTGTTTGCTGCTGGTGGCCTGGACCCAACCTTCGTGATCGGCGGCCGTCTCAACGCCGCAGGCACCAACGCGCAATTGGGCACCAGCCGTTACCTGATCGCCGAGGCCGACGAGAGCGACGCCAGCTTCCTGCACTTGCAGCCGCTGGTGGCCGTCGTCACCAACATCGACGCCGATCACATGGCTACTTACGAAGGCGACTTCAACAAACTGAAGAAAACCTTCGTCGAATTCCTGCACAACCTGCCGTTCTACGGTCTGGCCGTAGTGTGCATCGATGACCCTGTGGTGCGCGAAATCCTGCCGCTGGTCAAACGCCCGACAGTCACCTATGGCTTCAGTGAGACCGCTGACGTGCGCGCGATCAATGTGCGTCAGGCTGGCATGCTGACGTTCTTCACCGTGCTGCGTCGTGATCGTGAGCCCCTGGATGTCTCGGTGAACATGCCGGGTAACCACAACGTGCTCAATTCCCTGGCGACCATCGCGATTGCCACCGATGAAGGCGTCAGCGATGAGGCCATCGTTCAAGGCCTGTCAGGCTTCCAGGGTGTGGGTCGACGCTTCCAGGTGTACGGCGAGCTGCCAGTCGAAGGCGGCAACGTCATGCTGGTCGACGACTACGGTCACCACCCGCGTGAAGTCGCTGCGGTGATCAACGCAGTGCGCGGTGGCTGGCCTGATCGTCGTCTGGTCATGGTTTACCAGCCGCATCGTTTCAGCCGCACCCGCGACCTCTACGATGATTTCGTACAGGTCCTGGCCGAAGCCAACGTGCTGTTGCTGATGGAAGTCTACCCGGCAGGCGAAGAGCCAATCCCCGGAGCGGACAGTCGCAACCTTTGCCACAGCATTCGTCAGCGCGGTCAGCTGGACCCGATCTACATCGAGCGCGGCGTTGAGCTGGCGCCACTGGTCAAGCCACTGCTGCGTCCAGGCGACATCCTGCTGTGCCAGGGTGCCGGTGACATCGGCGGCCTCGCTCCGCAGTTGCTCAAAAGCCCGCTGTTCGTCGGCGCTGTTGTCGCCCCTACCGAAGGGAAGCTCAAATGA
- the ddl_1 gene encoding D-alanine--D-alanine ligase: protein MTAILQSLLRSTVEPKDFGRVAVLFGGKSAERPVSLKSGQAVLEALQSAGVDAFGIDVGDDFLQRLVSEKIDRAFIVLHGRGGEDGTMQGLLECLEIPYTGSGVLASALAMDKLRTKQVWQSLGLPTPLHAVLGNESDCISAVAELGLPLIVKPAHEGSSIGMAKVTSVEELIVAWRTASTYDSQVLVEQWIQGPEFTIASLRGQVLPPIGLGTPHSFYDYDAKYLADDTQYRIPCGLDDPKEHELKQLTMRACEAVGVSGWARTDVMQDAHGKFWLLEVNTVPGMTDHSLVPMAARAAGLDFQQLVLAILADSVQGRG, encoded by the coding sequence ATGACTGCGATCCTGCAATCGTTGCTGCGCTCCACGGTAGAGCCGAAAGACTTCGGCCGCGTTGCCGTGCTGTTTGGCGGCAAGAGTGCCGAGCGCCCGGTTTCCTTGAAATCAGGGCAGGCCGTGCTGGAAGCTTTGCAGAGCGCTGGCGTCGATGCTTTTGGCATCGATGTGGGCGACGACTTCCTGCAGCGTCTGGTCAGCGAAAAGATTGATCGCGCGTTCATTGTGCTGCACGGCCGCGGTGGCGAAGACGGCACCATGCAGGGCTTGCTGGAGTGTCTGGAAATCCCTTACACCGGCAGCGGCGTACTGGCTTCGGCACTGGCGATGGACAAGTTGCGTACCAAGCAAGTCTGGCAGAGTCTGGGCCTGCCAACGCCTTTGCACGCGGTGCTTGGCAACGAATCCGACTGTATTTCTGCAGTTGCGGAACTGGGCCTGCCTTTGATCGTCAAACCGGCTCATGAAGGTTCCAGTATCGGTATGGCCAAGGTGACCAGCGTCGAAGAATTGATCGTCGCTTGGAGAACCGCCAGTACCTACGATTCGCAAGTGTTGGTAGAGCAGTGGATTCAAGGTCCCGAGTTCACCATCGCTTCGCTGCGTGGCCAGGTTTTGCCTCCCATCGGCCTGGGCACTCCTCACAGTTTTTACGACTACGACGCCAAGTACCTGGCTGACGATACCCAGTATCGGATTCCGTGCGGCCTCGATGACCCCAAGGAACATGAACTCAAGCAACTGACCATGCGCGCCTGCGAAGCCGTTGGCGTATCCGGCTGGGCGCGTACTGATGTCATGCAGGATGCCCACGGCAAGTTCTGGCTGCTGGAAGTGAACACGGTGCCGGGCATGACCGACCACAGTCTGGTGCCGATGGCGGCCCGTGCGGCAGGTCTGGATTTCCAGCAACTGGTGTTGGCGATTCTGGCTGACAGCGTTCAGGGGCGAGGCTAA
- the ftsQ gene encoding cell division protein FtsQ yields the protein MNATARHQPPAPGRKPVPRGASRMVAKEPLSARLPKAQLGGFFKKLGWLVLMVALGYGAYEGAQRLLPYADRPITKINVQGDLSYISQQAVQQRIAPYVAASFFTIDLAAMRSELEKMPWIAHAEVRRVWPDQVVIRLEEQLPVARWGDEALLNNQGEAFTPRELANYEHLPQLFGPQRAQQQVMQQYQVLSQMLRPMGFSIARLELRERGSWFLTTGAGSAGPGIELLLGRDHLVEKMRRFIAIYDKTLKEQITNIARIDLRYSNGLAVGWREQVAPPTDKPAVAKN from the coding sequence ATGAACGCGACGGCGCGTCATCAGCCCCCAGCACCTGGCCGCAAGCCAGTGCCGCGTGGTGCCAGTCGCATGGTTGCCAAGGAGCCGTTGTCCGCACGCCTGCCAAAGGCGCAGTTGGGCGGTTTCTTCAAAAAGTTGGGTTGGCTGGTGTTGATGGTTGCGCTGGGGTACGGCGCGTATGAAGGCGCACAACGTCTGCTGCCGTACGCCGACCGCCCGATCACCAAGATCAACGTGCAGGGTGATTTGAGTTACATCAGCCAGCAAGCAGTGCAGCAACGCATTGCACCTTATGTAGCGGCGAGCTTTTTCACGATTGATCTGGCTGCCATGCGTAGCGAGCTGGAAAAGATGCCATGGATTGCCCACGCGGAAGTGCGCAGGGTTTGGCCGGATCAAGTAGTGATCCGCCTGGAAGAACAACTGCCAGTGGCGCGTTGGGGTGATGAGGCTCTGCTTAACAACCAGGGCGAGGCGTTCACACCACGCGAGCTGGCCAATTATGAACACCTGCCGCAGTTGTTCGGCCCACAGCGGGCTCAGCAGCAGGTGATGCAACAGTATCAAGTGTTGAGCCAGATGTTGCGCCCTATGGGGTTCTCCATCGCACGACTGGAATTACGTGAGCGTGGCAGCTGGTTTTTGACCACGGGCGCGGGCAGTGCAGGTCCTGGTATCGAGTTGTTGCTGGGACGCGATCACCTTGTGGAAAAGATGCGCCGCTTTATCGCCATCTACGACAAAACGCTTAAAGAACAGATCACGAATATTGCGCGCATCGACCTGCGCTACTCCAACGGCCTTGCCGTCGGGTGGCGTGAGCAGGTAGCGCCTCCGACGGACAAACCCGCCGTCGCGAAGAATTGA
- the ftsA gene encoding cell division protein FtsA: protein MANVQSGKMIVGLDIGTSKVVALVGEVAADGTLEIVGIGTHPSRGLKKGVVVNIESTVQSIQRAVEEAQLMAGCRIHSAFVGVAGNHIRSLNSHGIVAIRDREVSAADLERVLDAAQAVAIPADQRVLHTLPQDYVIDNQEGVREPLGMSGVRLEAKVHVVTCAVNAAQNIEKCVRRCGLEIDDIILEQLASAYSVLTDDEKELGVCLVDIGGGTTDIAIFTEGAIRHTAVIPIAGDQVTNDIAMALRTPTQYAEEIKIRYACALAKLAGAGETIKVPSVGDRPPRELSRQALAEVVEPRYDELFTLIQAELRRSGYEDLIPAGIVLTGGTSKMEGAVELAEEIFHMPVRLGVPHSVKGLADVVRNPIYSTGVGLLLYGLQKQSDGFSFSGISSSNSGSGYGDEPKAPVLERFKRWVQGNF, encoded by the coding sequence ATGGCAAACGTGCAAAGCGGCAAAATGATCGTTGGCTTGGATATCGGCACCTCCAAGGTGGTGGCGCTGGTAGGCGAAGTCGCGGCCGATGGCACGCTGGAAATCGTCGGTATCGGTACCCATCCATCCCGCGGCCTGAAGAAGGGCGTGGTGGTGAATATCGAATCCACCGTTCAGTCGATCCAGCGCGCAGTGGAGGAAGCCCAACTGATGGCGGGCTGCCGTATTCACTCGGCGTTCGTCGGCGTGGCGGGCAACCACATTCGCAGCCTGAACTCCCACGGCATCGTGGCGATCCGTGATCGTGAAGTCAGCGCGGCGGATCTTGAGCGCGTACTCGACGCTGCCCAGGCCGTTGCGATCCCTGCCGACCAGCGTGTGCTGCACACCTTGCCGCAGGATTACGTGATCGATAACCAGGAAGGCGTTCGTGAGCCACTGGGTATGTCCGGTGTTCGTCTTGAAGCCAAGGTGCACGTCGTGACCTGCGCGGTGAACGCGGCGCAGAACATCGAGAAGTGCGTGCGTCGCTGCGGTCTGGAAATCGACGACATCATTCTGGAGCAACTGGCTTCGGCGTACTCGGTCCTGACCGACGACGAAAAAGAACTGGGCGTTTGCCTGGTGGACATCGGCGGCGGCACCACTGACATCGCCATCTTCACCGAAGGCGCGATTCGCCACACGGCCGTGATCCCGATTGCCGGTGATCAGGTCACCAACGATATCGCAATGGCCTTGCGTACCCCTACGCAATACGCCGAAGAGATCAAGATCCGCTACGCCTGCGCCCTGGCCAAACTGGCCGGCGCCGGTGAAACCATCAAAGTGCCGAGCGTGGGCGATCGTCCACCTCGCGAGCTGTCGCGTCAGGCGTTGGCCGAAGTGGTCGAGCCGCGTTATGACGAGCTGTTCACCCTGATTCAGGCTGAGCTGCGTCGCAGTGGTTATGAAGATCTGATCCCGGCCGGCATCGTGCTGACCGGTGGTACCTCGAAAATGGAAGGCGCGGTCGAACTGGCCGAGGAAATCTTCCACATGCCGGTGCGCCTTGGTGTACCGCATAGCGTCAAAGGGCTCGCCGATGTTGTGCGTAACCCGATCTATTCAACCGGTGTCGGTTTGTTGCTGTACGGCCTGCAAAAGCAGTCTGACGGTTTCTCGTTTTCCGGCATCAGCAGCAGTAATAGTGGTAGCGGTTACGGAGATGAACCCAAGGCTCCCGTGCTTGAACGCTTCAAGCGCTGGGTCCAGGGTAATTTCTAG